From the genome of Streptomyces sp. NBC_01317, one region includes:
- a CDS encoding class I SAM-dependent methyltransferase → MPEGWEWDDTLFLGSAPYYQRGRLPYAPGLADALAETLTPDGRGRLLDVGCGPGTLALSLAHLFDEVVGVDPDHGMVAEAERRAGDAGVSTRTTWVRARAEELPAGLGTFTVAAFGQSFHWMDRDLVALTVKDMLVPGGALLHVADLKTETRTADGLPHPAVPYAGVTSLTERYLGPVRRAGRGVLLHGTPGDEAAVLTRAGFAGPQRLVVPGGQALVRTREDVAAWVFSHSFSAPHLFGGRRDAFEADLERLLREVSPSGRFSERGPSTEVFVWRKPG, encoded by the coding sequence ATGCCTGAGGGCTGGGAGTGGGACGACACGCTGTTCCTGGGGTCGGCCCCGTACTACCAGCGGGGGAGGCTCCCGTACGCGCCCGGACTCGCCGACGCACTGGCCGAGACCCTGACCCCCGACGGCCGGGGACGCCTCCTCGACGTGGGATGCGGACCGGGGACCCTCGCCCTGAGCCTGGCACACCTGTTCGATGAGGTGGTCGGTGTGGACCCGGACCACGGCATGGTCGCGGAGGCCGAGCGGCGGGCAGGCGACGCGGGTGTCTCCACCAGAACCACATGGGTCCGGGCCCGGGCCGAGGAACTCCCCGCGGGACTCGGGACCTTCACCGTCGCGGCCTTCGGCCAGTCCTTCCACTGGATGGACCGCGATCTGGTGGCGTTGACCGTCAAGGACATGCTCGTACCCGGCGGGGCTCTCCTGCACGTGGCGGACCTGAAGACGGAGACCCGGACCGCCGACGGCCTGCCCCACCCGGCGGTCCCGTATGCCGGCGTCACCAGCCTGACCGAGCGATACCTCGGGCCGGTCCGACGGGCGGGCCGGGGAGTGCTCCTGCACGGAACACCCGGCGACGAGGCCGCCGTACTCACCCGCGCCGGGTTCGCCGGCCCTCAGCGGCTCGTGGTCCCGGGCGGTCAGGCGCTGGTCCGCACCCGCGAGGACGTCGCCGCATGGGTGTTCTCCCACTCGTTCTCCGCACCCCACCTGTTCGGCGGGCGCCGCGACGCCTTTGAAGCGGACCTCGAACGGCTGCTCCGGGAGGTCTCGCCGTCCGGTCGGTTCTCCGAACGGGGACCGAGCACCGAGGTTTTCGTATGGCGCAAGCCGGGATAG
- a CDS encoding oxygenase MpaB family protein produces MALTTATIAAELEAANKVGDPRADTLVSELLDNKEIDGVNALFRTVGTLKPGQDLSHLPPRLAEFLKEAAAPPPDWSESDVKAAESFFAHHHGEVTMLQGTVGLIGTYLSPAGAFTLRSTGRLGGVEGPGRRLSQSSRLFLDMGDKNAMRDGTLAANVTKVRLVHASVRQLHKRSGEWDYATWGEPVSQKYTTGAACVFSTQILQAMSRLGVDVAKDDANGFMCAWHYVNHYLGTEEKWLLPKDAEQVEALWNQERDKEWKKTDDGVFMTAQAVEFYKKFYPPGVHDAFFAMVRHALTDKYADMAGLPRSVLGVAAGPLAAGHGLVSTVGGGLLGGGAKKAVGVNPYKEVLGIASRGYNGVQKFALTHDQDNQPQMHQELHDNR; encoded by the coding sequence GTGGCACTGACAACGGCGACGATCGCCGCGGAACTGGAAGCGGCGAACAAGGTCGGTGATCCAAGAGCCGACACGCTGGTGTCCGAGCTGCTCGACAACAAGGAGATCGACGGGGTCAACGCCCTCTTCCGTACGGTCGGAACGCTCAAGCCGGGGCAGGATCTCTCCCACCTCCCCCCGAGACTGGCCGAGTTCCTCAAGGAGGCCGCGGCCCCGCCGCCGGACTGGTCCGAGTCGGACGTCAAGGCGGCGGAGAGCTTCTTCGCCCACCACCACGGTGAAGTCACCATGCTCCAGGGGACGGTGGGCCTGATCGGTACGTACCTCTCCCCCGCCGGTGCGTTCACCCTGCGCTCCACCGGCCGCCTCGGCGGTGTCGAGGGGCCCGGACGGCGGCTGTCGCAGTCCTCGCGGCTGTTCCTCGACATGGGCGACAAGAACGCGATGCGGGACGGGACGCTCGCGGCGAACGTCACCAAGGTGCGCCTGGTGCACGCGTCCGTACGGCAGTTGCACAAGAGAAGCGGCGAGTGGGACTACGCCACGTGGGGAGAGCCGGTCTCGCAGAAGTACACCACCGGCGCTGCCTGCGTGTTCTCCACCCAGATCCTGCAAGCGATGAGCCGCCTCGGCGTCGACGTGGCGAAGGACGACGCGAACGGGTTCATGTGCGCCTGGCACTACGTCAACCACTACCTCGGCACGGAGGAGAAGTGGTTGCTGCCGAAGGACGCGGAGCAGGTCGAGGCGCTGTGGAACCAGGAACGCGACAAGGAGTGGAAGAAGACCGACGACGGCGTCTTCATGACCGCGCAGGCCGTCGAGTTCTACAAGAAGTTCTACCCGCCGGGTGTGCACGACGCGTTCTTCGCGATGGTCCGCCATGCCCTCACCGACAAGTACGCCGACATGGCCGGGCTGCCCAGGAGCGTTCTCGGCGTGGCCGCCGGGCCGCTGGCGGCCGGTCACGGTCTGGTCAGCACGGTGGGCGGCGGCCTGCTGGGCGGCGGTGCCAAGAAGGCCGTGGGGGTCAACCCGTACAAGGAGGTTCTCGGCATCGCGTCCCGGGGGTACAACGGCGTGCAGAAGTTCGCGCTGACGCATGACCAGGACAACCAGCCGCAGATGCATCAGGAACTCCACGACAACCGCTGA
- a CDS encoding TetR/AcrR family transcriptional regulator: protein MNEDDLPSPAPVRRRDAAATRASILRAAREVFTRLGYDGAGVREIARAADVDTRLISRYFGSKEGLFAEVVDLAYQKSLMMTPDVTGEAARALLTGEDEVASDGLLLTLRSASNERAAAIMRASIEGNYQRKLADALPGADADARSALLVSICSGVLLSRMLLGNTVMNGPDVERLVPYLRAALDAVARDPAASVRRDP from the coding sequence ATGAACGAGGACGACCTTCCCTCTCCCGCGCCGGTGCGCCGCAGGGACGCGGCGGCGACCCGGGCGTCCATCCTGCGGGCGGCCCGCGAGGTCTTCACGCGGCTGGGGTACGACGGGGCGGGGGTGCGCGAGATCGCCCGGGCGGCGGACGTGGACACGCGCCTGATCAGCCGGTACTTCGGCTCCAAGGAAGGCCTGTTCGCGGAGGTCGTCGACCTCGCCTACCAGAAGTCGCTCATGATGACGCCGGACGTGACCGGCGAGGCGGCGCGTGCCCTGCTGACGGGCGAGGACGAGGTCGCCTCCGACGGGCTGCTGCTCACACTCCGCTCGGCCTCCAACGAACGGGCCGCGGCGATCATGCGGGCCAGCATCGAGGGCAACTACCAGCGCAAGCTGGCCGACGCGCTGCCCGGCGCCGATGCCGACGCGCGCTCCGCCCTGCTGGTCTCCATCTGCTCCGGGGTCCTCCTGAGCAGGATGCTCCTCGGGAATACGGTGATGAACGGCCCGGACGTGGAGCGTCTGGTGCCGTACCTGCGCGCGGCCCTCGACGCGGTGGCCCGCGACCCGGCGGCGTCCGTGCGCCGCGATCCGTAA
- the mptB gene encoding polyprenol phosphomannose-dependent alpha 1,6 mannosyltransferase MptB → MWAMSAVGCRRLGAVGSAAIAVGGWAAGALPARDPWGLWVRHGSAVGVAGAVLAYLGLTLLVVAWWRYGRTGARVRDTLVTLAWWVTPLLLAPPLYSADVYSYIAQGAMVIEGHDVYTAGPSVVDPGGLGGDAAASVGGNWTDTPAPYGPFFLILARGVTWTADGAIVPAVLGMRLLALGALVLIVWGLRHLAREHGRSESGALRFGALNPLLLIHVVGGMHNDGLMIGLLLAGVVCALRGRWIAGSALVGLAMMVKSPAALALLFIGVLVGRAATGPLVRRTAKGLLAPGLVAGAVAVVVTLIAGTGFGWLRTQSVAGGIHTPLSATSDLGLGLGKALHTLVGTDPDVIKSAVQNLGLAAALALIVHLAWRAARGRVDPIHALGLALLALVALSPMVQPWYLLWGMAMIAATTWHGRAGSVLAVLSAALVYETHPSGSTPPYGFVLAGVVCVIGTRLVLREPAASHDAHVPGPRRAGDDADRAADEVVEAAGGT, encoded by the coding sequence ATGTGGGCAATGAGCGCTGTCGGATGCCGTCGGCTGGGTGCGGTCGGCTCCGCCGCGATCGCCGTGGGCGGCTGGGCCGCCGGAGCGCTGCCGGCCCGTGACCCGTGGGGGCTCTGGGTACGGCACGGCTCCGCCGTCGGCGTGGCGGGCGCCGTCCTCGCCTACCTCGGGCTGACCCTGCTCGTCGTGGCCTGGTGGCGGTACGGCAGGACCGGGGCCCGCGTACGGGACACGCTGGTCACCCTCGCCTGGTGGGTGACCCCGCTCCTGCTCGCACCGCCGCTCTACAGCGCCGACGTGTACAGCTACATAGCCCAGGGCGCGATGGTCATCGAAGGGCACGACGTCTACACCGCCGGGCCGTCGGTCGTCGACCCCGGCGGCCTCGGCGGCGACGCCGCCGCGAGCGTCGGGGGCAACTGGACCGACACCCCCGCCCCGTACGGCCCGTTCTTCCTGATCCTCGCCCGAGGCGTGACCTGGACGGCGGACGGGGCGATCGTCCCCGCCGTACTGGGGATGCGACTCCTGGCCCTCGGCGCGCTGGTGCTGATCGTGTGGGGGCTGCGCCACCTCGCCCGGGAGCACGGCAGGAGCGAGAGCGGAGCCCTCCGGTTCGGGGCGCTCAACCCGCTGCTGCTCATCCACGTGGTCGGCGGCATGCACAACGACGGCCTGATGATCGGCCTCCTGCTGGCCGGTGTGGTGTGCGCCCTGCGCGGGAGGTGGATCGCGGGCAGCGCGCTGGTCGGGCTCGCCATGATGGTCAAGTCGCCTGCCGCGCTCGCCCTGTTGTTCATCGGTGTGCTCGTCGGCAGGGCGGCGACGGGCCCGCTCGTACGCCGGACGGCGAAGGGTCTGCTGGCGCCCGGCCTGGTCGCCGGAGCGGTCGCCGTCGTGGTGACACTGATCGCCGGCACCGGCTTCGGCTGGCTCAGGACCCAGAGCGTCGCGGGCGGCATACACACCCCGCTGTCGGCCACCAGCGACCTGGGCCTGGGCCTCGGGAAGGCACTGCACACGCTCGTCGGCACCGATCCGGACGTGATCAAGAGTGCGGTCCAGAACCTGGGCCTGGCGGCGGCCCTCGCGTTGATCGTGCACCTCGCGTGGCGGGCGGCGCGTGGCCGCGTGGACCCGATCCACGCGCTGGGGCTCGCGCTGCTGGCCCTGGTCGCGCTCTCCCCGATGGTGCAGCCCTGGTACCTGCTGTGGGGCATGGCGATGATCGCCGCCACCACCTGGCACGGCCGGGCCGGCAGCGTACTGGCGGTGCTGTCGGCGGCGCTCGTGTACGAGACCCACCCCTCGGGGAGCACCCCGCCGTACGGCTTTGTCCTGGCAGGGGTCGTGTGCGTGATCGGCACGCGACTCGTGCTCCGCGAACCGGCGGCGTCGCACGACGCGCACGTGCCGGGCCCGCGCCGCGCGGGCGACGACGCCGACCGCGCGGCGGACGAGGTGGTCGAGGCGGCCGGGGGTACGTAG
- a CDS encoding organic hydroperoxide resistance protein, with product MVNKLEKVVYTAHAHTTGGREGGVSRTDDGALEVSLSTPAAMGGSGGPGTNPEQLFAAGYSACFIGALKAVGGKLKIRVPQDVSIDASVSFGPIENNAFGIAVRLEIHLPGLDPEQQRQLVDAAHHVCPYSNATRGNVEVDLVIA from the coding sequence ATGGTCAACAAGCTCGAAAAGGTCGTCTACACGGCGCACGCCCACACCACCGGCGGCCGTGAGGGTGGCGTCAGCCGGACCGACGACGGCGCCCTGGAGGTCAGCCTGTCCACGCCCGCCGCGATGGGCGGCTCCGGCGGCCCGGGCACCAACCCCGAGCAGCTGTTCGCCGCGGGCTATTCCGCCTGTTTCATCGGCGCGTTGAAGGCCGTCGGCGGCAAGTTGAAGATCAGGGTGCCGCAGGACGTGTCGATCGACGCTTCCGTCTCCTTCGGCCCGATCGAGAACAACGCCTTCGGCATCGCGGTCCGCCTGGAGATACACCTCCCGGGCCTCGACCCCGAGCAGCAGCGTCAGCTGGTGGACGCGGCGCACCACGTCTGCCCGTACTCCAACGCGACGCGCGGCAATGTGGAGGTCGACCTCGTCATCGCCTGA
- a CDS encoding MarR family winged helix-turn-helix transcriptional regulator, with amino-acid sequence MGGEPSPGAKAEAADTGDGLVLDLQLCFDLLKASRAFSGVYRNLLGSTGLTYPQYLTMMTLWEHREMQVKQLGEVLRLDSGTLSPLLKRLEVAGLVTRERNAADERSVTVRPTADGNALRDRVRQVPAQIMAATGLSPAQAADLRDTLRTLTESLDTAAHAHSTLD; translated from the coding sequence ATGGGTGGAGAACCGTCACCAGGCGCCAAGGCCGAAGCCGCAGACACCGGCGACGGCCTGGTCCTCGATCTCCAGCTCTGCTTCGACCTGCTCAAGGCGTCCAGGGCGTTCAGCGGCGTGTACCGGAACCTGCTCGGCTCCACGGGCCTGACCTACCCTCAGTACCTGACGATGATGACGCTCTGGGAACACCGCGAGATGCAGGTCAAGCAGCTCGGCGAGGTGCTACGGCTCGACTCCGGGACCCTGTCCCCGCTGCTGAAGCGGCTGGAGGTGGCGGGCCTGGTGACGCGGGAACGCAACGCGGCCGACGAGCGCTCGGTGACCGTCCGCCCTACGGCGGACGGCAACGCCCTGCGCGACCGGGTACGGCAGGTGCCGGCCCAGATCATGGCGGCCACGGGCCTGAGCCCTGCCCAGGCGGCGGACCTGCGGGACACACTCCGTACCCTCACCGAGTCACTGGACACCGCGGCGCACGCACACAGCACACTGGACTGA
- a CDS encoding aldo/keto reductase, translating to MPVPQRTLGSAGPTVGAVGYGAMSFARPYGQSDTDTDDTADDLISRAVELGTTLIDTADVYGPSEEIIGKAVARRRDQVVLATKFGIVAPPSADRPPVVDGTPLYVRRSIEKSLAALGTDHVDLYYQHRVDPDVPIEETVGAMAELVAEGKVRHLGLCEAAADTIRRAHAVHPIAAVQTEWSLWSRDIEDEIFPLCRELGIGIVPYSPLGRGMLTGKLTSRDELAENDYRRGMPRFARAAFDANLAAVETVRQVADAHGAAPGQVALAWLLAKAPDVVPIPGTLHASRLTENSAAAGLTLTAQEIGRLDAIPVSGDRESVLGQNWSYGVTPQR from the coding sequence ATGCCCGTCCCCCAGCGCACCCTCGGCTCGGCCGGCCCCACGGTCGGCGCCGTCGGCTACGGAGCCATGAGCTTCGCCAGGCCGTACGGCCAGAGCGACACCGACACCGACGACACCGCGGACGACCTGATCAGCCGGGCCGTCGAGCTGGGCACCACCCTGATCGACACCGCCGATGTGTACGGCCCGAGCGAGGAGATCATCGGCAAGGCCGTCGCGCGACGCAGGGACCAGGTCGTCCTGGCCACCAAATTCGGCATCGTCGCGCCACCGTCCGCCGACAGGCCGCCCGTCGTCGACGGGACGCCGTTGTACGTACGCCGGTCCATCGAGAAGTCGCTGGCGGCCCTCGGCACCGACCACGTCGACCTCTACTACCAGCACCGCGTGGACCCGGACGTCCCCATCGAGGAGACCGTCGGCGCCATGGCGGAGCTCGTCGCCGAGGGCAAGGTCCGCCACCTCGGCCTCTGCGAGGCCGCCGCCGACACCATCCGCCGGGCGCACGCCGTGCACCCCATCGCGGCGGTGCAGACGGAGTGGTCCCTGTGGTCCCGCGACATCGAGGACGAGATCTTCCCGCTCTGCCGGGAACTGGGCATCGGCATCGTCCCGTACAGCCCGCTCGGCCGGGGCATGCTCACCGGGAAGCTCACCTCGCGCGACGAGCTGGCCGAGAACGACTACCGGCGCGGGATGCCGCGCTTCGCCCGGGCCGCGTTCGACGCCAATCTCGCGGCCGTCGAGACGGTACGACAGGTCGCGGACGCCCACGGGGCCGCGCCGGGGCAGGTGGCGCTGGCCTGGCTGCTGGCGAAGGCCCCGGACGTCGTACCGATCCCCGGCACCCTCCACGCCTCCCGTCTGACGGAGAACAGTGCCGCGGCCGGCCTGACCCTCACGGCGCAGGAGATCGGCCGCCTCGACGCGATCCCCGTGAGCGGCGACCGGGAGAGCGTACTCGGGCAGAACTGGTCGTACGGGGTCACGCCCCAGCGCTGA
- a CDS encoding MarR family winged helix-turn-helix transcriptional regulator — MEETPAHLTAKPSWLLTQVAVYAHRLASDSFGAVGARGYHYRILAALDEFGGASQAELGRRCSMDRSDVVAAINELAEQDCVERTPDPDDRRRNRVTLTPAGRRQLGRLDRALDGVQDDLLAPLSAEDRRTLTDLLTRLLAHHQRA; from the coding sequence GTGGAAGAGACCCCCGCGCACCTGACCGCGAAGCCGAGTTGGCTGCTCACCCAAGTGGCGGTGTACGCACACCGGTTGGCCTCCGACAGCTTCGGCGCGGTGGGCGCGCGCGGATACCACTACCGGATCCTGGCCGCGCTGGACGAGTTCGGGGGGGCCAGCCAGGCCGAACTGGGCCGCCGGTGCAGCATGGACCGCAGCGACGTCGTGGCGGCGATCAACGAACTGGCCGAGCAGGACTGCGTCGAGCGGACGCCGGACCCGGACGACCGGAGGCGCAACAGGGTGACGCTCACCCCTGCGGGACGTCGCCAACTGGGACGGCTGGACCGAGCGCTCGACGGGGTCCAGGACGACCTCTTGGCCCCGCTCTCGGCCGAGGACAGACGGACCTTGACCGACCTGCTCACTCGGCTGCTCGCGCACCACCAACGGGCCTAG
- a CDS encoding PPOX class F420-dependent oxidoreductase — translation MTDTLFDPYELLAHSRLGVLATIKSDGRPQLSPVMPSYDPDAGVIRVSTTEKTAKIANLRRDPRATLEVTSQDGRSWATVEGTATLVGPGNDPHGPEVGTLVDYYRAAAGEHPDWDEYRSVMVSDRRILITMTVDKVYGTRIG, via the coding sequence ATGACCGACACACTCTTCGACCCGTACGAGCTGCTCGCGCACAGCAGGCTCGGCGTCCTCGCGACGATCAAGTCCGACGGCCGCCCCCAGCTTTCGCCTGTCATGCCGTCATACGATCCGGACGCCGGTGTCATCCGCGTGTCGACGACCGAGAAGACCGCCAAGATCGCGAACTTGCGCCGGGATCCCCGGGCCACCCTGGAGGTGACCAGTCAGGACGGCCGGTCGTGGGCCACGGTCGAGGGTACGGCCACCCTCGTCGGGCCGGGGAACGACCCGCACGGTCCCGAGGTCGGGACCCTCGTGGACTACTACCGCGCGGCAGCCGGCGAACACCCGGACTGGGACGAGTACCGGTCGGTGATGGTGTCCGACCGGAGAATCCTGATCACGATGACGGTCGACAAGGTGTACGGCACCCGAATCGGCTGA
- a CDS encoding nuclear transport factor 2 family protein, whose amino-acid sequence MSTNTLIADRIEIADLFARFALLLDEKRWDDADTVFTDDVTAHSPRSGEVHGLDTLVGFMRQAGAGGEHTQHLTTDPLVDVDGDRAAASANSLVHFCRDGEAPHLSSGLRVVCTVVRTPAGWRIRESRTVVIWTNQTG is encoded by the coding sequence TTGTCCACCAACACATTGATCGCCGACCGTATCGAGATAGCCGACCTGTTCGCCCGCTTCGCGCTCCTGCTCGACGAAAAGCGGTGGGACGACGCGGACACCGTCTTCACGGACGACGTGACGGCCCACTCGCCTCGCTCGGGCGAGGTCCACGGGCTCGACACGCTCGTCGGCTTCATGCGACAGGCCGGGGCCGGCGGCGAGCACACCCAGCACCTCACCACCGATCCGCTGGTGGACGTGGACGGCGACCGGGCGGCCGCCTCGGCGAACTCGCTCGTCCACTTCTGCCGCGACGGCGAGGCACCTCACCTGTCCAGCGGCCTGCGCGTGGTCTGCACCGTGGTCCGGACGCCTGCGGGCTGGCGGATCCGCGAGTCGCGGACCGTGGTCATCTGGACGAACCAGACGGGATGA
- a CDS encoding helix-turn-helix transcriptional regulator: MKHHGDTPGRNELGDFLRARRAALDPRRMGMPDDGRPRRVPGLRREELAQLAHVSPDYVVRLEQGRTRRVSRPVLDALADALQLAPDERSYLFAVADVTQAAPTRQPAEQRVDPQLLRLLDGMPDIPALVLGRRQDVLAWNSAAVALLIDFGALPPRERNLFRLTFLDASFRSLYADWPRVARECVAVLRMEAGRNPGDPVLTALVGELSVRDPDFRTWWGSHQVRGPRQLAKTYRHPVVGTLTLDVQQLSVDTQPGQRLTTYTAPPDSPAEEALHFLLRWSESGSRPVGGARAAE, translated from the coding sequence ATGAAGCACCACGGTGACACGCCTGGCCGGAACGAACTGGGGGACTTCCTGCGCGCACGCCGCGCCGCGCTCGATCCCCGGCGCATGGGCATGCCGGACGACGGCCGCCCCCGCCGGGTGCCGGGTCTGCGCAGGGAGGAGCTGGCCCAACTCGCCCATGTGAGTCCCGACTACGTCGTGCGGCTGGAGCAGGGCAGGACCCGCCGGGTGTCCCGCCCGGTCCTCGACGCGCTCGCGGACGCGCTCCAGCTGGCGCCGGACGAACGGTCGTACCTCTTCGCCGTGGCCGACGTCACCCAGGCCGCACCCACGCGACAGCCGGCCGAGCAGCGCGTCGATCCGCAGCTGCTGCGGCTGCTCGACGGCATGCCCGACATCCCGGCCCTCGTCCTCGGGCGCCGGCAGGATGTCCTGGCCTGGAATTCCGCCGCGGTGGCCCTGCTGATCGACTTCGGCGCGCTGCCGCCACGGGAGCGCAACCTGTTCCGGTTGACGTTCCTCGACGCGTCGTTCCGTTCCCTGTACGCGGACTGGCCCCGCGTCGCGCGGGAGTGCGTCGCGGTGTTGCGGATGGAGGCGGGCCGCAACCCCGGCGATCCCGTCCTGACCGCGCTGGTCGGCGAACTCAGCGTCCGCGACCCGGACTTCAGGACCTGGTGGGGAAGCCATCAGGTCCGGGGGCCCCGACAGCTGGCCAAGACCTATCGCCACCCGGTGGTGGGCACCCTCACTCTCGACGTACAGCAACTCTCCGTCGACACCCAGCCCGGCCAGCGTCTGACCACATACACCGCGCCACCCGACAGCCCCGCCGAGGAAGCGCTTCACTTCCTCCTCCGCTGGTCCGAAAGTGGATCTAGGCCCGTTGGTGGTGCGCGAGCAGCCGAGTGA
- a CDS encoding cytochrome P450 → MPFRSASPLLEPAGLAPLRLRPGLAKLRTTAGDTGWLVTRRADLRKLGMDPRIGRSHADPDHAPRLWDAALFTPQANFDTEVEDHRRWRRAVSHRFGASRIDALRPQAGRLCAGLLDAMVAEGAPADLHAALADPFASRLNFDVLGIPPEDHDRMRALSDDLRTDDRDRATTAHAFFVRYLTDLLAHKRRHPGDDALSDLATARDSDGPLTPAQAFEGAYQLYFGGYETLAARISLGVLALLTHPDQYEALATGRAPASGAVEEILRFAVPGGSWIPRYALADIDHHGDRIRAGDLVVFCVQSANRDESAFTDADRFDITREPNPHVGFGHGNFHCAGASLARLGLSAILGSLPPHLPRLRLHTSRTAPTTHDGKVTGGLHALPVTW, encoded by the coding sequence ATGCCCTTCCGGTCCGCCTCCCCGCTCCTGGAGCCGGCCGGGCTGGCACCGCTCCGACTGCGCCCCGGACTGGCGAAGTTGCGCACCACCGCAGGGGACACGGGCTGGCTGGTGACCCGCCGCGCCGACCTGCGGAAACTGGGCATGGACCCACGCATCGGCCGCTCCCACGCCGACCCGGACCACGCGCCCAGACTGTGGGACGCGGCCCTGTTCACACCCCAGGCCAACTTCGACACGGAGGTCGAGGACCACCGGCGCTGGCGCCGGGCGGTCTCCCACCGCTTCGGTGCCTCCCGTATCGACGCGTTACGGCCGCAGGCCGGCAGGCTCTGCGCCGGACTGCTCGACGCCATGGTCGCCGAGGGCGCGCCCGCGGATCTGCACGCGGCGCTCGCCGACCCCTTCGCCTCCCGGCTGAACTTCGACGTCCTCGGCATCCCGCCCGAGGACCACGACCGCATGCGCGCCCTCTCGGACGACCTGCGCACCGACGACCGCGACCGCGCCACGACCGCCCACGCCTTCTTCGTCCGTTACCTCACGGACCTCCTGGCGCACAAGCGCCGGCACCCGGGCGACGACGCTCTGTCCGACCTGGCGACCGCCCGCGACAGCGACGGGCCGCTGACACCGGCGCAGGCCTTCGAAGGCGCCTACCAGCTGTACTTCGGCGGGTACGAGACCCTGGCCGCGCGGATCTCCCTCGGAGTCCTCGCCCTGCTGACTCATCCGGATCAGTACGAAGCGCTCGCCACCGGCCGCGCGCCCGCGTCCGGCGCGGTCGAGGAGATCCTGCGCTTCGCCGTCCCCGGCGGAAGCTGGATCCCCCGCTACGCCCTGGCCGACATCGACCATCACGGGGACCGTATCCGCGCCGGTGACCTCGTGGTCTTCTGCGTGCAGTCCGCGAACCGCGACGAGAGCGCCTTCACCGACGCCGACCGGTTCGACATCACCCGCGAGCCCAACCCCCATGTCGGCTTCGGGCACGGCAACTTCCACTGCGCCGGGGCCTCCCTCGCCCGGCTGGGACTGTCCGCGATCCTCGGCAGCCTCCCCCCACACCTGCCCCGGCTACGACTCCACACCTCCCGCACCGCGCCCACCACCCACGACGGCAAGGTCACCGGAGGACTCCACGCCCTGCCCGTGACCTGGTGA
- a CDS encoding alpha/beta fold hydrolase, whose translation MSQSLNESIQPRFRTVDGLSIRFAESEDRGEDVLLLNPWPESLFAFRPTWSRLAEHHHLVAIDLPGFGHSERRDALMSPRAMGEFLLHVAEAFDLDHPHVVGPDVGTGTALFAAALHPGKWRSLVVGSGGAAFPLQLSGMLKELVESTDVEQYRSADPRAAVAAALATLERYVIPDDITEDYLSAYDGDRFFESMSYVRTYPTDLPALGELLPEIRTPVQHIAGSRDGFVPPVNSEYLHARLPHSKLDIVDAGHFTWEDAADAYAAIVTAWWDGGYAATGSGAVGAGRGRG comes from the coding sequence GTGTCCCAGTCGTTGAATGAATCCATCCAGCCGCGATTTCGTACCGTCGACGGATTGTCCATTCGTTTTGCCGAGAGCGAGGATCGCGGGGAGGACGTTCTTCTGCTCAACCCATGGCCGGAGAGTCTGTTCGCCTTTCGGCCGACGTGGTCGCGGTTGGCCGAACACCATCATCTGGTGGCGATCGACCTGCCCGGATTCGGTCATTCCGAACGCCGTGACGCGCTGATGTCCCCACGGGCGATGGGGGAATTCCTGCTTCACGTCGCCGAGGCATTCGACCTTGACCACCCGCACGTCGTCGGGCCCGACGTAGGCACCGGGACCGCTCTCTTCGCCGCGGCGCTCCACCCCGGGAAATGGCGCAGTCTTGTCGTCGGAAGCGGAGGGGCGGCCTTCCCTCTTCAGCTCAGCGGCATGTTGAAGGAGCTGGTCGAGAGCACCGACGTCGAGCAATACCGCAGCGCCGATCCGCGCGCTGCTGTCGCCGCCGCGCTGGCCACTCTTGAGCGGTATGTGATTCCTGACGACATCACCGAGGATTATCTCTCCGCCTACGACGGCGATCGATTTTTTGAATCGATGAGCTATGTGCGCACGTACCCTACGGATCTTCCCGCTCTCGGAGAGCTGCTGCCGGAGATACGGACACCGGTGCAGCACATCGCCGGCAGCCGGGACGGATTCGTCCCCCCGGTCAACTCCGAATACCTCCATGCGCGGCTGCCGCACAGCAAACTCGACATCGTCGACGCGGGGCACTTCACCTGGGAGGACGCCGCCGACGCGTACGCGGCGATCGTCACGGCGTGGTGGGACGGAGGGTACGCCGCCACGGGCTCCGGGGCGGTGGGCGCGGGTCGCGGGCGCGGCTAG